One Candidatus Binatia bacterium genomic region harbors:
- the dtd gene encoding D-aminoacyl-tRNA deacylase — MRAVVQRVRQARVEVAGSCVGQIGPGMLILLGIHREDGSAEVRVLARRLLSLKIFEDASGAMNQSLEELPAAEVLCVSQFTLWGDTRKGRKPSWSRAAPAPRAEPLYLEFLEILREAGVGVASGIFGADMDVHLINHGPMTLVVES, encoded by the coding sequence GTGCGTGCGGTTGTGCAGAGAGTCCGGCAGGCCCGGGTAGAAGTGGCGGGAAGCTGCGTGGGGCAGATCGGCCCGGGGATGTTGATTTTGCTGGGGATTCACCGCGAAGACGGTTCGGCCGAGGTCCGTGTTCTGGCTCGGCGCCTGCTCTCTCTGAAGATTTTCGAGGATGCTTCCGGCGCGATGAATCAGTCCTTGGAAGAACTTCCGGCGGCGGAAGTTCTTTGTGTTTCGCAGTTCACCTTGTGGGGCGATACCCGAAAGGGGCGCAAGCCTTCGTGGAGCCGTGCTGCGCCCGCGCCCAGGGCCGAGCCTCTTTATCTCGAGTTTCTCGAGATACTCCGGGAAGCGGGTGTCGGCGTCGCCAGCGGAATTTTTGGTGCCGATATGGATGTGCATCTGATCAATCATGGCCCGATGACGCTCGTCGTGGAGTCCTGA
- a CDS encoding dual specificity protein phosphatase family protein, which translates to MPADLQHPFLRPEGRPSISPILEGELFVGSFPTANDADWLRSEHGVEAVLSLQDDWDLLAKNLVERDLEKAYASAGIRFTRLPIIDGDLQDVARRMDAVIGCLEEMIAGSGAVLVHCNAGYNRAPTAAIGYLHRCRGMALREAELFVRRRRSCAPYTSVLEA; encoded by the coding sequence ATGCCGGCAGACCTCCAACACCCTTTCCTGCGGCCCGAGGGGCGACCCAGCATCTCGCCCATTCTGGAAGGCGAGCTTTTTGTGGGTTCGTTTCCGACCGCGAACGACGCGGATTGGTTGCGATCCGAGCACGGCGTGGAGGCGGTCCTCTCCTTGCAGGATGACTGGGATCTTCTGGCAAAGAATCTGGTCGAGCGCGATCTCGAAAAGGCTTATGCCTCCGCCGGGATCCGTTTTACCCGCCTGCCGATTATCGATGGCGATCTCCAGGATGTTGCCCGCCGAATGGATGCTGTGATCGGCTGCCTCGAGGAGATGATCGCGGGATCGGGCGCGGTTCTGGTCCACTGCAATGCGGGCTACAATCGGGCGCCGACAGCGGCGATTGGCTATCTGCACCGGTGCCGGGGGATGGCCTTGCGCGAGGCTGAGCTCTTCGTGCGGCGTCGGCGCTCCTGCGCACCCTATACGAGCGTTCTGGAGGCCTGA
- a CDS encoding tRNA-dihydrouridine synthase family protein, producing MAGAVPDLREQRCSESAAAFARGHTMDPRIASLVPGFEVPFFQAGLAGYSDHAMRLTARRLGAPYCVTESMLDHTLLTSRRKRRAEHPDRVAGADRPIAGQIVGHDAGEMAAAAGIIVEMGFDVVDVNLACPSKLAKRRPRGGNLLADPETAIEILSAVRRAVPTKTPCTVKLRRAWDDTPEMALAFDRIFGAAYELGFAWATVHSRTVEQRYIGRGRWNALADLVRRYPDRLIFGSGDVDTAEDIFSMMELCGVQAVAVARGAIANPWIFRQARELLAGCEKTGPSLAEQGGVLQEQFDQRAILLGERKASILMRKQSIHIAESHPAGEDVRAAFVDAKTATEWRAVIDRWYPRG from the coding sequence ATGGCGGGTGCGGTTCCCGATTTGCGCGAACAGCGGTGCTCCGAGAGCGCAGCGGCCTTTGCCCGGGGTCATACGATGGATCCTCGGATCGCCTCGCTGGTGCCGGGTTTCGAGGTGCCATTTTTTCAAGCGGGTCTGGCGGGTTACTCCGACCATGCGATGCGGCTGACCGCTCGCCGATTGGGTGCACCCTATTGTGTGACCGAGTCGATGCTGGATCACACCTTGCTGACCAGTCGTCGTAAACGGCGCGCGGAGCATCCCGATCGGGTGGCCGGTGCGGATCGGCCCATTGCCGGCCAAATCGTGGGTCACGATGCTGGAGAGATGGCCGCGGCCGCCGGGATTATCGTCGAGATGGGATTCGACGTCGTGGATGTCAATCTGGCGTGTCCCTCGAAGCTGGCCAAACGACGGCCGCGCGGCGGAAATCTGCTGGCCGATCCGGAGACGGCGATCGAGATCCTGAGTGCGGTCCGGCGCGCGGTGCCGACGAAAACGCCTTGCACCGTGAAGCTGCGGCGCGCATGGGACGATACTCCGGAAATGGCGCTGGCCTTCGATCGGATTTTTGGTGCTGCTTACGAACTTGGTTTTGCCTGGGCGACCGTACATTCCCGGACGGTGGAGCAACGCTATATTGGTCGTGGGCGTTGGAATGCTCTGGCCGATTTGGTGCGGCGCTACCCTGACCGTTTGATCTTCGGCTCAGGGGACGTGGATACCGCCGAAGATATTTTCTCGATGATGGAACTCTGCGGTGTCCAGGCGGTTGCCGTGGCGCGCGGAGCGATTGCCAACCCGTGGATCTTTCGGCAAGCGCGCGAACTGCTCGCGGGATGCGAGAAGACGGGCCCTTCGCTCGCGGAGCAGGGGGGGGTGCTGCAAGAGCAATTCGACCAACGCGCCATTCTGCTCGGAGAACGCAAGGCCTCCATCCTGATGCGCAAGCAGTCGATTCATATCGCGGAGAGTCATCCCGCAGGGGAAGATGTTCGTGCGGCCTTTGTGGACGCAAAGACCGCCACGGAATGGCGAGCCGTCATTGACCGCTGGTACCCACGGGGCTGA
- the lpdA gene encoding dihydrolipoyl dehydrogenase: MSETDNFDLVVIGAGPGGYVAALRAAQLGLRTACVEKDLTLGGTCLNVGCIPSKALLQSSALFAQAGKDFKTHGIGVGELSLDLGAMMKRKDRVVTTLTRGVAGLLKKAGVEAVQGSASLLGSGKCLVSGADGSRTLSAKTILIASGSVPIELPSLPFDGVRIVDSTAALELESVPERLLVVGAGAIGLEMGSVWARLGSAVTVVEMTDGIASGMDAEMSKVLQKSLKKQGLKFLLETSVQSAEPTESGITATLGKKDGSTESLEADVVLVAVGRRAYADSLGLANAGVEIDDRGRIPVDANFQTNVPGVFAIGDVIAGPMLAHKAEEEGVACVELLAGKAGHVSYETIPAVVYTHPEFASVGLTSEAAAAQGIATNIGLSPFAANGRAKTMGETEGAVKIIADASTDRILGVHIVGPEASALIAEAAVAMEMGASSEDLARSVHAHPTLPEAVKEAALAVDGRALHM, translated from the coding sequence ATGTCCGAGACCGATAATTTTGACCTTGTGGTGATTGGGGCCGGCCCGGGAGGCTATGTCGCCGCGCTTCGCGCAGCCCAACTCGGCCTCCGGACCGCATGTGTGGAAAAAGATCTGACGCTGGGCGGAACTTGTCTCAACGTGGGCTGTATCCCCAGCAAGGCATTGCTGCAGTCGAGTGCTCTTTTCGCGCAGGCAGGCAAGGACTTCAAAACGCACGGGATCGGTGTCGGCGAACTCAGTCTCGACCTCGGCGCGATGATGAAGCGCAAGGATCGGGTAGTCACCACTCTGACCCGAGGGGTCGCCGGCCTGCTGAAAAAAGCAGGAGTCGAAGCTGTTCAAGGGAGTGCGTCGCTTCTCGGTTCAGGAAAATGTCTGGTCTCCGGCGCCGATGGTTCTCGCACCTTGTCAGCGAAGACGATTCTGATTGCCTCCGGGAGTGTTCCGATCGAGCTCCCGAGTTTGCCCTTTGACGGCGTGCGTATTGTCGATTCCACTGCAGCGTTGGAACTCGAGTCCGTGCCCGAAAGGCTTCTGGTCGTCGGTGCCGGCGCGATCGGACTCGAGATGGGATCGGTTTGGGCCCGACTCGGATCTGCTGTCACGGTAGTCGAGATGACCGACGGCATTGCCAGCGGCATGGACGCAGAGATGAGCAAAGTTCTCCAGAAATCCTTGAAAAAGCAGGGCCTGAAGTTCCTTCTAGAGACCTCCGTCCAATCGGCTGAGCCAACTGAGAGCGGCATCACCGCAACTCTCGGAAAAAAAGACGGCTCTACGGAATCGCTCGAAGCCGACGTCGTGCTTGTCGCCGTGGGGCGTCGCGCTTATGCCGACAGCCTCGGCCTTGCCAATGCAGGCGTCGAGATCGACGATCGAGGACGCATACCGGTGGACGCCAACTTCCAGACCAACGTCCCCGGGGTCTTTGCGATCGGTGATGTGATTGCCGGCCCCATGCTCGCCCACAAGGCCGAGGAAGAGGGTGTCGCCTGCGTCGAACTTCTCGCGGGAAAAGCCGGCCACGTGAGCTACGAGACCATCCCCGCGGTCGTCTATACCCATCCCGAATTTGCCTCTGTCGGATTGACCAGTGAAGCCGCAGCCGCACAGGGGATTGCCACCAACATCGGCCTGTCTCCCTTTGCGGCCAACGGTCGCGCGAAAACCATGGGCGAAACCGAGGGCGCCGTAAAAATCATAGCCGACGCGAGCACCGATCGTATTCTCGGCGTTCATATCGTCGGGCCGGAGGCTTCCGCCTTGATCGCAGAAGCTGCAGTTGCGATGGAAATGGGAGCGAGTTCCGAGGACCTCGCCCGTAGCGTCCACGCCCACCCGACCCTGCCCGAAGCCGTCAAGGAAGCTGCTCTGGCAGTCGACGGTCGCGCCCTTCATATGTAA
- the odhB gene encoding 2-oxoglutarate dehydrogenase complex dihydrolipoyllysine-residue succinyltransferase — protein sequence MAVQVKIPSLGESVTEAVLGSWLAQEGQTVAVDEVIFELESDKANMEIAAEVAGQLHILKQEGDTVSEGDVVAEIDPAAASAKPDTPPPSQASGDKAASEAPAQPAAPAASQPQASSNDSSEAEPFLSPAVRRIVKEENLDPATIPATGPGNRITKADALQAAEAVPTSPEPTGKPPVASPASSVPGEPRGETRVRMSRMRQVIARRMVESQRTAAILTTFNEVDLSAVMTLRSEHKEAFREKHDVGLGFMSFFAKACCAAARTVPELNAEIQEDEIVYREAVNMGIAVGTPKGLVVPVVRDCDLLSFAGIEREIARLAAKGREGKLGVSDLSGATFTISNGGVYGSLLSTPILNPPQSGILGMHKIEKRPMVVDDAIVIRPMMYLALSYDHRIVDGEGAVTFLVRVKEALEAPAKLLLEI from the coding sequence ATGGCCGTGCAAGTGAAAATCCCTTCCCTGGGCGAATCCGTAACCGAAGCGGTTCTCGGCTCCTGGCTGGCGCAGGAAGGCCAGACCGTCGCCGTCGATGAAGTCATCTTCGAATTGGAGAGCGACAAGGCCAATATGGAAATCGCCGCCGAAGTCGCAGGGCAGCTGCATATCCTGAAGCAGGAAGGCGATACCGTTTCCGAGGGCGACGTGGTCGCCGAGATCGATCCCGCTGCGGCATCCGCCAAGCCGGATACCCCTCCGCCATCGCAGGCAAGCGGGGACAAGGCGGCGAGCGAGGCGCCAGCTCAACCTGCGGCCCCGGCCGCGAGTCAACCGCAGGCGAGTTCGAACGATTCGTCGGAAGCCGAACCCTTCCTCAGCCCGGCCGTCCGTCGGATCGTAAAGGAAGAAAACCTCGATCCGGCAACCATCCCCGCAACCGGTCCCGGCAACCGCATCACCAAGGCAGACGCGCTGCAAGCCGCCGAAGCCGTGCCGACAAGCCCGGAACCGACCGGCAAACCCCCGGTCGCAAGTCCTGCTTCGAGCGTTCCGGGAGAACCGCGTGGCGAGACACGGGTGCGCATGAGCCGTATGCGTCAGGTGATCGCCAGACGGATGGTCGAATCGCAACGAACCGCAGCGATCCTCACCACCTTTAACGAAGTTGACCTCAGCGCCGTGATGACACTGCGTTCCGAGCATAAGGAAGCCTTCCGAGAGAAGCACGATGTCGGCTTGGGCTTCATGTCGTTTTTTGCCAAGGCATGCTGTGCGGCCGCCCGAACCGTCCCCGAGTTGAATGCAGAAATCCAGGAAGACGAAATCGTCTATCGCGAAGCTGTGAATATGGGGATCGCTGTCGGCACTCCCAAGGGGCTTGTCGTGCCGGTCGTTCGGGATTGCGATCTTCTTTCCTTTGCCGGGATCGAGCGAGAAATCGCACGACTGGCTGCCAAGGGACGTGAAGGAAAACTCGGCGTCAGCGATCTCTCCGGAGCTACCTTTACCATCTCCAATGGCGGGGTTTACGGCTCGCTACTTTCGACTCCGATTCTCAACCCGCCGCAGAGCGGTATTCTCGGAATGCATAAGATCGAGAAAAGGCCGATGGTCGTAGACGATGCCATCGTGATTCGCCCGATGATGTATCTTGCGCTTTCCTACGACCACCGGATCGTCGACGGAGAAGGTGCGGTTACCTTCCTGGTGCGAGTCAAAGAGGCATTGGAAGCACCCGCCAAACTGCTTCTGGAGATCTGA
- a CDS encoding 2-oxoglutarate dehydrogenase E1 component: MAIHGKSPTQELEEPEEAPLAPAFLGGVDPAWLEDMAARYARDPQSVSLDWQAFFAGMEVGRLEAPTSDTAPVPGARPRTFGLVSNYRELGHLLADLDPLSKPPAWHPLLDIGHFAFTPGDLDSPCAPGGFLGPLPGSLRELVDALQQTYCGKLGVEFTGIRDPEQRRWLQERMEPARNQPDLSTRERGRIYRKLVEAESLERFLHVKFRGQKRFSLEGGETLIPMLESLVECCTEQDVDELVVGMAHRGRLNVLANIVHKPLEMVLAEFEGSTLPDWVEGDGDVKYHAGYSRDHEGTNGRNVHISLTPNPSHLEAVNPVVEGKVRAKQNELGDTDRTRVVPLLMHGDAAFMGQGVVSETLLMTHLKGYDTGGTIHVVINNQVGFTTPPESSRPTRYATDIAKIIESPVFHVNGDDPEMAVHAAKLAAGFRQRFGQDVLIELVCFRKHGHNELDEPSFTQPRMYEEIAKHPGTRTVYEQKLLQDGVFTEEELEKEKAEVQDELNAALTFARDFRPRQEVFSFGDAWNGLGPATENRLADTALPAEVLEEIATVAGQIPETFEPHAKVRKVYEQRVEMVTAGKGIDFGCAEMLAMGSLLLEGTPVRLSGQDSGRGTFSHRHSVLHDQQKADQYIPLNHLARDGDSQAHFEVLDSPLSEAAVLGFEYGFSSAAPQTLCIWEAQFGDFSNGAQIIIDCFIAAGESRWQRSNGLVLFLPHGYEGQGAEHSSARLERWLQLCGDDNLQVVQPTTPAQMFHLLRRQIHRPFRKPLVVMTPKSLLRYKPAASHIEDLTQGTFRPVMDDPVPAAAEKITTAVLCTGKLFFDLAKAREERSADEVALIRIEEIAPFPGSEIQEVLSRYPNAHDIVWAQEEPANMGAWWYMAQHLPSVLGEKQSLRSASRAAAATPAVGSYTLHGREQKEIMTEVFDRAPTVATSGEIPASTANSKRT, from the coding sequence GTGGCGATTCACGGTAAAAGTCCAACCCAAGAGCTTGAAGAACCTGAAGAGGCGCCGCTGGCCCCCGCTTTCCTCGGCGGCGTGGACCCTGCCTGGCTGGAGGATATGGCCGCTCGCTACGCCCGTGATCCTCAATCCGTCAGTCTGGATTGGCAGGCCTTTTTTGCCGGCATGGAAGTGGGCCGCCTCGAGGCACCGACCAGCGACACCGCCCCCGTACCGGGTGCGCGACCACGCACCTTCGGCCTCGTCAGCAACTACCGGGAACTGGGGCACCTGCTGGCCGACCTCGACCCCCTCAGCAAACCCCCGGCTTGGCACCCCCTGCTCGACATCGGCCATTTCGCCTTCACGCCGGGGGATCTGGACTCGCCGTGCGCACCGGGCGGATTTCTCGGGCCCCTACCGGGCTCCCTCCGCGAGCTCGTCGATGCCCTGCAACAAACCTATTGCGGAAAGCTCGGTGTTGAATTCACCGGAATCCGGGACCCCGAGCAACGCAGGTGGCTTCAGGAGCGCATGGAGCCCGCCCGCAACCAGCCTGACTTGAGCACCCGGGAGCGGGGACGGATTTATCGGAAACTCGTGGAGGCCGAATCCCTCGAGCGCTTCCTGCACGTGAAGTTCCGCGGTCAGAAACGCTTTTCGCTCGAGGGCGGCGAAACGCTGATCCCCATGCTCGAAAGCTTGGTCGAGTGTTGCACCGAGCAGGATGTCGATGAGTTGGTTGTGGGCATGGCCCACCGAGGGCGCCTCAATGTGCTCGCCAATATCGTCCACAAGCCACTCGAGATGGTTCTTGCCGAATTCGAAGGCTCCACCCTCCCCGATTGGGTCGAAGGCGACGGCGATGTGAAATATCATGCCGGCTACTCACGGGATCACGAGGGGACCAACGGCCGGAATGTCCATATTTCCTTGACCCCCAACCCCAGCCACCTGGAAGCGGTAAATCCGGTGGTGGAGGGCAAAGTTCGAGCCAAGCAGAACGAATTGGGGGATACCGATCGCACCCGGGTCGTCCCCCTTCTGATGCACGGCGACGCGGCTTTCATGGGCCAGGGCGTCGTTTCCGAAACTCTCCTGATGACCCACCTCAAAGGGTACGATACCGGCGGCACCATTCATGTCGTGATCAACAATCAGGTGGGCTTCACCACGCCTCCCGAATCCTCCCGCCCCACCCGCTACGCCACGGATATCGCCAAGATCATCGAATCTCCCGTGTTCCACGTCAACGGCGACGACCCCGAGATGGCCGTCCACGCAGCCAAGCTGGCCGCAGGGTTTCGTCAAAGATTTGGCCAGGACGTCCTCATCGAACTGGTCTGTTTCCGAAAGCATGGCCATAACGAGCTGGACGAACCGAGCTTCACCCAGCCGCGAATGTACGAGGAGATCGCCAAACATCCGGGCACGCGAACCGTCTACGAGCAGAAGCTTCTGCAGGACGGCGTGTTTACCGAGGAAGAACTCGAAAAGGAGAAGGCGGAAGTTCAGGATGAGCTGAATGCAGCACTGACCTTCGCCCGCGACTTCCGACCGAGGCAGGAGGTCTTCAGCTTTGGTGATGCGTGGAACGGATTGGGGCCGGCCACCGAAAATCGGCTCGCCGATACAGCTCTGCCCGCAGAGGTTCTCGAAGAAATCGCCACGGTCGCAGGACAGATTCCCGAGACCTTCGAACCCCATGCGAAAGTTCGCAAGGTCTACGAGCAACGAGTCGAGATGGTGACCGCCGGAAAAGGCATCGACTTCGGCTGTGCCGAAATGTTGGCCATGGGCTCCCTGCTCCTCGAGGGCACACCCGTGCGACTCTCCGGTCAGGACTCTGGTCGCGGTACTTTCAGCCACCGACACTCCGTCCTCCACGATCAGCAGAAGGCAGATCAGTATATTCCCCTGAACCACCTGGCACGGGACGGGGATTCGCAGGCACATTTCGAGGTCCTCGACAGCCCGCTTTCCGAAGCAGCGGTCCTCGGTTTCGAGTACGGGTTCTCGTCTGCTGCGCCGCAAACACTCTGCATCTGGGAGGCGCAGTTCGGCGACTTCTCCAACGGTGCCCAGATCATCATCGATTGCTTCATCGCAGCAGGGGAATCCCGTTGGCAGCGATCGAACGGCTTGGTGCTCTTCCTGCCGCATGGTTACGAAGGCCAAGGTGCCGAGCATTCGAGCGCACGCCTCGAACGATGGCTGCAACTCTGCGGCGACGACAACCTGCAGGTGGTCCAGCCCACGACACCAGCACAGATGTTCCACCTGCTGCGTCGCCAGATTCACCGGCCCTTCCGAAAGCCACTGGTCGTGATGACGCCAAAGAGCTTGCTGCGCTACAAGCCGGCGGCTTCCCATATTGAAGACTTGACGCAAGGCACCTTCCGTCCCGTGATGGACGATCCCGTCCCCGCTGCGGCCGAGAAGATCACGACGGCTGTACTCTGCACGGGCAAATTATTCTTCGATCTCGCCAAAGCCCGCGAAGAACGCTCTGCCGACGAAGTTGCGCTGATCCGAATCGAGGAAATCGCGCCATTCCCGGGGTCCGAAATTCAGGAGGTCCTGTCTCGCTACCCGAACGCCCATGACATCGTATGGGCCCAGGAAGAGCCCGCCAATATGGGCGCCTGGTGGTATATGGCGCAACACCTTCCCTCCGTGCTGGGCGAGAAGCAAAGCCTGCGCAGCGCCAGTCGTGCCGCCGCCGCCACCCCTGCGGTGGGATCCTATACCCTGCATGGTCGCGAGCAGAAGGAAATCATGACAGAGGTATTCGATCGAGCGCCCACAGTGGCGACGTCGGGGGAAATCCCCGCAAGCACCGCAAACAGCAAGCGCACCTGA
- the coxB gene encoding cytochrome c oxidase subunit II, with amino-acid sequence MPLAAVAEGPMPHQYSNIFDPVSVTGHQIKDISWFVIGICALIFLITQGILLWCILKFRARPGDDGRDPPQIYGSTPVEVAWTIVPMIIVVVLFLATARTIAEIQIEEPPEEALVVDVVGHRWWWEFKYPEYGITTANELHIPTSTPENWRPTFLRLLSQDVIHSFWVPRLGGKSDVVPNKENWLWYDTPTAGMYLGQCAEYCGTQHAHMLLRVYVHTPDEFAVWVADQQKADVEDPKVAAGRELFQKTACINCHTLGGTVANGTYGPDLSHFMSRKTLGAGVALNTPENLRAWIEDPQALKPGCRMPNMKLTELEVDHIVDYLLTLQ; translated from the coding sequence GTGCCTTTGGCCGCAGTGGCCGAGGGCCCCATGCCTCATCAATACTCGAATATTTTTGACCCTGTCTCGGTAACGGGTCATCAGATCAAGGATATTTCGTGGTTCGTGATCGGGATCTGCGCGCTGATCTTCCTGATCACCCAGGGGATCCTGCTGTGGTGCATCCTCAAATTCCGCGCCCGGCCGGGTGATGACGGCCGCGATCCTCCTCAGATTTACGGCTCGACACCCGTCGAAGTGGCCTGGACGATCGTGCCGATGATCATCGTCGTTGTGCTCTTTCTCGCTACGGCCCGAACGATTGCCGAGATTCAGATCGAAGAGCCCCCCGAGGAGGCTCTGGTTGTCGATGTGGTCGGCCACCGATGGTGGTGGGAGTTCAAGTATCCGGAATACGGCATCACGACGGCCAACGAATTGCACATCCCCACCAGTACCCCGGAAAATTGGCGTCCGACTTTTTTACGCCTTCTCTCGCAGGACGTGATCCATAGTTTCTGGGTTCCTCGCCTCGGCGGCAAATCCGACGTGGTGCCGAACAAGGAGAATTGGCTTTGGTACGACACACCGACCGCCGGGATGTACCTCGGGCAATGTGCCGAATACTGCGGAACGCAGCATGCTCATATGCTCCTGCGGGTCTACGTTCACACGCCCGACGAGTTTGCGGTCTGGGTTGCCGATCAGCAGAAAGCCGACGTTGAGGACCCCAAAGTCGCTGCAGGGCGGGAGCTTTTCCAGAAAACGGCCTGCATCAATTGCCATACGCTGGGCGGAACCGTCGCCAACGGAACCTACGGCCCGGATCTTTCCCATTTCATGAGCCGCAAGACGCTCGGCGCAGGCGTGGCCCTGAATACTCCGGAAAATCTCCGCGCCTGGATCGAGGACCCGCAAGCGCTCAAGCCGGGTTGTCGGATGCCGAATATGAAACTTACGGAGCTGGAGGTGGATCATATCGTCGATTACCTCCTGACATTGCAATGA
- the ctaD gene encoding cytochrome c oxidase subunit I, protein MDGPIGTASETAPVSRWVTVHDWATTTDHKKLGVMYIGAALFFFGFGGLEASLMRIQLAFPDLQFLAPETFNRMMTMHGTTMVFLVGMPMLFGSANYLIPLQIGCRDLAFPRLNSMGFWLFFLGGCLLYFSFLGGDGLYGAGTAPDVGWFAYAPLTGKAFSRGNSTDYWILGIMVSGLGSTMTALNLVTTILCSRCRGMTFSKLPVFTWIMLVDFVLVLVALTPLTAAQFMLLFDRFLGSHFFDTQAGGSAVLWQHFFWIFGHPEVYILILPAFAWASEIIPVFSRKVIFGYSMMVYATLSIGFISLGVWAHHMFTVGLSPSANTFFAASTMLIAVPTGLKIFNWLATMWGGKIRFELPMLFSTAFLCQFVIAGLTGIMLSVVPFDWQLSDSYFVVAHFHYVLIGGLLFMFFAAVYYWYPKVTGRMLSRKIGHLHFWIFLVGFNLTFGPMHGSGILGMPRRIYTYDAGRGWDIFNLMASIGVAVQAIGILFFVWNLYWSARNGEEAGDDPWDAWTLEWTTTSPPPAYNFEELPVVHSRRPLWDRKHPEDPDWKYE, encoded by the coding sequence ATGGACGGACCGATCGGCACCGCATCGGAGACGGCTCCCGTTTCGCGCTGGGTGACCGTTCACGATTGGGCAACAACCACCGATCATAAAAAATTAGGCGTCATGTACATCGGAGCGGCGCTGTTTTTCTTCGGTTTCGGGGGGCTCGAGGCTTCGTTGATGCGGATCCAGTTGGCGTTTCCGGACCTGCAATTTCTTGCCCCGGAGACCTTCAACCGCATGATGACCATGCACGGCACAACGATGGTTTTTCTCGTTGGAATGCCGATGCTCTTTGGATCCGCCAACTACCTGATTCCACTACAGATTGGTTGCCGAGATCTGGCCTTTCCACGGCTGAATTCTATGGGTTTCTGGCTATTTTTCCTGGGTGGCTGCCTGCTCTATTTCAGCTTTTTGGGGGGCGATGGCCTCTACGGTGCGGGAACGGCACCCGATGTGGGCTGGTTTGCCTACGCTCCGTTGACGGGCAAGGCTTTTTCGCGCGGCAACAGCACGGATTACTGGATTCTCGGAATTATGGTGTCGGGGCTTGGTTCGACCATGACCGCCCTCAATCTGGTCACGACCATCCTGTGTTCGCGCTGCCGTGGCATGACCTTTTCCAAGCTGCCGGTCTTCACCTGGATCATGCTGGTGGATTTTGTGCTCGTGCTGGTCGCGCTTACCCCGCTGACCGCCGCGCAGTTCATGCTGCTCTTCGATCGCTTCCTCGGATCGCATTTTTTTGACACGCAGGCCGGAGGGTCGGCCGTATTGTGGCAGCATTTCTTCTGGATTTTCGGCCACCCGGAAGTCTATATCCTGATTCTACCGGCCTTCGCTTGGGCCTCTGAAATCATTCCGGTGTTCTCCCGCAAGGTGATTTTCGGCTACTCGATGATGGTCTACGCAACTCTTTCGATCGGCTTCATCAGCCTCGGGGTCTGGGCGCACCATATGTTCACGGTGGGCCTCTCTCCTTCCGCCAACACATTTTTTGCCGCCTCGACGATGCTGATTGCCGTCCCGACCGGCCTGAAAATCTTCAACTGGCTGGCGACCATGTGGGGCGGGAAGATTCGCTTTGAATTGCCGATGCTCTTTTCCACGGCGTTCTTGTGCCAGTTCGTGATCGCCGGTTTGACGGGCATCATGTTGTCGGTGGTGCCTTTCGACTGGCAATTGAGCGATTCATACTTCGTCGTGGCGCATTTTCACTATGTGCTCATCGGCGGCCTGCTCTTCATGTTCTTTGCCGCCGTCTACTATTGGTATCCGAAGGTGACCGGCCGGATGCTCAGCCGGAAGATCGGCCACCTGCATTTCTGGATTTTCCTCGTCGGGTTCAATCTCACCTTCGGGCCGATGCACGGCTCGGGGATTCTCGGGATGCCACGGCGAATCTACACGTACGATGCTGGCCGGGGTTGGGATATCTTCAACCTGATGGCGTCCATTGGCGTCGCTGTTCAGGCAATCGGGATTCTCTTTTTCGTCTGGAACCTCTACTGGTCAGCCCGCAACGGCGAAGAAGCCGGGGATGATCCCTGGGATGCATGGACTTTGGAATGGACAACAACTTCGCCACCGCCGGCCTATAATTTCGAAGAATTGCCCGTGGTGCACAGTCGTCGGCCGCTTTGGGATCGCAAGCATCCCGAGGATCCTGATTGGAAGTACGAATGA
- a CDS encoding cytochrome c oxidase subunit 3 gives MSTSTQPTAAMDVPPEHEEWILPSKGKVGMACLILTESTFFAIFVVAHLFYLGKSLTGPFADVLNTPIIASICLLSSSLTVVMATRALARGKLIPFELWMLATIALGGVFLGATGIEWWGLIYHEGLTIYSNLLGTTFYSLVGFHALHVTIGLSMLAFVLILCLLGHVREEHAERVEILSWYWHFVDAVWIVVFTVVYVIR, from the coding sequence ATGAGTACTTCCACCCAGCCAACGGCCGCAATGGATGTGCCGCCCGAGCACGAGGAATGGATCCTGCCCTCCAAGGGCAAGGTGGGCATGGCTTGTCTGATCCTGACCGAATCGACCTTCTTTGCGATCTTTGTCGTCGCGCACCTTTTCTACCTCGGAAAGAGTCTGACCGGACCCTTTGCCGATGTCCTGAATACGCCCATCATCGCCTCGATTTGTCTGCTCTCGTCCAGCCTCACGGTGGTGATGGCCACGCGCGCGCTGGCGCGAGGGAAATTGATCCCCTTCGAACTCTGGATGTTGGCTACGATCGCTCTCGGGGGCGTTTTTCTCGGGGCCACCGGTATCGAATGGTGGGGATTGATCTATCATGAAGGCCTGACGATCTACTCGAACCTGCTCGGGACAACTTTCTACTCGCTGGTCGGTTTCCATGCGCTGCATGTGACGATCGGTCTCTCGATGCTCGCCTTCGTGCTGATTCTTTGTCTGCTTGGCCACGTCCGGGAAGAACATGCCGAGCGCGTCGAAATTCTCTCCTGGTACTGGCATTTCGTAGACGCCGTATGGATCGTGGTTTTCACGGTCGTTTATGTGATCCGATGA